The DNA window CACTCTATTATGATCGTCTACGGTTGGGGAGAAAAGAAGCTTAAGACAGACCAACTTCGTTTAAGTCAGTGCCCATCATGCAATGAAAAAAAGGTTTCATTCCATTTTTTTAAAAAATACTTTTCATTATTCTGGATACCAATATTTCCGTTTGGCGGGAGAAAGGTTGCCGCATGTGAGGCATGCGGAGCTGGTTGGGAAGGAAAAGAAATTCCCAATGAGCTGGTAATCGATATTGCAGAAGCTAAAGCCAGAACGAAACCATCTTATGTTTTATTTTTAGGTTCTGTTCTTATCATTTTGGCCATTGTTGTAATAAGTACCCTGTCTGATGGCATGGAAACATATCATTATGAAAGTGGGCAAAAACAAGCAAAAGGAAAGATGGTTGGAGAAGATATGGAGGGAGAGTGGACTTTTTGGTATGAAAACGGTAATCTTGCAGCAACACAATTTTATAAAAATGGCAAAGAAGATAGTATTTGGCATTGGTATGCTGAAGACGGATCTCTTCAGAAGATTGGTACCTATCGAAATGGACTTTCACATGGCAAATGGACCTTTTATCATCCAAATGGCAAAGTAAGCGAGGAGTCCTATTTTCATGAAAACAGATTAGAGGGACTATGCCGTAATTACTATGAAAATGGGCAAATTGCTGTAGAAGGGTCTTATTCCAGAGGGCTGGAAGATGGCGAATATGTTTATTATTATGAAGACGGAACTATTTACCAAAAAGGAATATTTGAAAAAGCAGAAGAAACAGGACTTTGGATAAGCTATTTTGTTGATGGCTCAAAAAGTTCTGAAATTGAATATTCAGACGGTGAAATGCTCGTAATGAATATTTGGAAAGAAGACAAAAGCCAAATGGTTATTGATGGATTTGGTAACCTTGAATATTATCACACTAATGGTAATCTCGAATCTACTGGAGGAATAAGAAATGGCCGCAGACATGGAGAGTGGAAAACATGGCATAGTAGCGGTGTGTTGCTTGAAGTTGGACACTATTCAGATAATGAATATATTTTAGACAATAGCTGGGATAGCACGGGTACGCAAATGGTACAAAATGGAATGGGCCATCATCGCGAATATTATTTCAATGGGATTCTGCAATCAGAAGGAGATTTTTACAAGGGAAAAGCACACAACAATTGGAAATATTATGCAGATAACGGAACACTATTATCAGATTTAAACTATCACGAAGGCAAACTTGACGGTGAATCTTTGTTGTATACTGAAACAGGTGAACTGAGAAGCAAAGGCTTGTTTAAAAATGATGAAAAAGAGGGCACATGGGAGTGGTTCTTTTTAAGTGGTGTTAAAGAATGTGATGTATACTTTATTGATGGCAAGAAAGATGGAATCCAAACATTTTGGTCAGAAACAGAAAAAATAGTAAAAACAGAGCATTACGAAAAAGGGGAGCTAATTAAAGAAGAAAAAATTTAATTAAAACCTCCCCCATTATTAATTAAAACAGAAACGTTATTACACAACTACTTCTACTACAATTAATTACTTTACGATCTATCGTCTATTTCTGTAGAAATTTGCTTACGTTTGCACGCTTTTTGAGAGCAGATTTAGGATAAAAAACAGAAATATTTAGATGATTACAGTTGCAGATTTAAGAATACAGTTTGGTAAAAAAGTATTGTTTCAGGAAGTAAACATGAAGTTTACTGCCGGAAATTGTTATGGAATAATAGGTGCAAATGGAGCGGGCAAATCAACCCTCCTTAAAGTTATTGCCGGAGAAATGGATGCCACATCAGGGCATATTTCTATGGGAAGTGGTGAGCGGATGTCTGTTTTAAGCCAGGATCACTTTGCCTTTGATGAATGTAGTGTACTCAATACTGTTTTGAAAGGACATTCACAAATGTGGGCTCTCATGCAAGAGAAAGATAAACTCTATGCAAAAACAGAATTCACAGATGCAGATGGAATGAAAGCGGCAGAATTAGAAGAGAAATTTGCAGACATGGATGGATGGAATGCTGAAAACGATGCAGCCACCTTGCTGAGTAACTTGGGAATCAAAGAAAAGTTTCACGATACTTTAATGAGTGAAATGAGCGGTAAACAAAAAGTTAGGGTATTATTGGCTCAGGCACTTTTTGGCAAACCAGATAATTTGTTATTGGATGAGCCAACAAACGATTTGGATCTCGAAACAGTTGTGTGGCTGGAAAGCTATTTGGCAAATTTTGAAAATACAGTTTTGGTTGTTTCGCACGACAGACACTTTTTAGATGCTATCAGTACACATACAGTGGATATTGACTTTGGCGAAGTGAAAATGTTTGCAGGAAACTACACATTTTGGTATCAAAGTAGTCAATTAGCATTGAGACAGCAACAAACACAAAATAAAAAGGCTGAAGAAAAAAAGAAAGAGCTGCAAGAGTTTATCCAGCGATTCAGTGCGAATGTGGCTAAATCCAAGCAAGCAACAAGTCGTAAAAAGATGATAGAAAAGTTGAATATTGAAGATATTCAACCCTCTACAAGAAAATATCCGGGAATAATTTTTAAACCAGAGCGAGAGGCTGGAGATGTTATTCTTGAGGTAAGCGGTTTAAGTGCCAGTATGGATGGCAAAGTTTTGTTCAAGGATGTTGAGTTTAACGCTGCAAAGGGGGAGAAGATTGTATTTCTTTCCAGAGATCCAAGAGCAATGACTGCTTTTTTCGAAATCATAAATGACAAGAAAGAGGCTGACTCAGGAACATATACCTGGGGACAAACCATTACACATGCCTATCTGCCAATAGATAATGCAGAGTTTTTTAAGAGTAAATTAAGCTTATTCGACTGGCTTAGTCAGTTTACACCTGAAACTTCCGAACCTTATATCAGAGGGTATTTAGGTAAAATGCTTTTTGCAGGAGAAGATATTTACAAAAAGGTGAGTGTGCTTTCAGGAGGCGAAAAAATGCGTTGCATGATTTCAAAAATGATGCTTGCTAATGCCAATGTCTTGATATTGGACACACCAACAAATCATTTGGATTTGGAGTCAATACAGGCTTTCAACAACAATCTTTCAAAGTACCCGGGCAATGTTTTCATGTCCTCACATGATCATGAATTTATTCAATCAGTTTGTAATCGCATAATTGAATTAACACCCAATGGCATTATAGATAGAGTGATGGAGTATGATCATTATATTGTTGATGAAGCTGTACAGGAGAAAAGAGCAAAACTTTATGCTGAGTAGGTTGTAATTAGTGATTAGTTGCGAACGTTAGTAAATAATTAGAATAGTTCTTCTGAACAATATTTACACACAGCAATTCAATAAACGTTATTCTATTATTCATTCCGAATAATTTTGTATCATTGCTCATCATGAAAGATATCCTTTTCATCACACCTCCTTTTACTCAACTTAATACCCCCTATCCGGCAACAGCCTATTTGAAAGGTTTTTTTAACACAAAAAAAATCAGTTCATTCCAAATGGATTTGGGTATAGAAGCAATACTGTCTCTATATTCCGACAAAGGACTGCCGCAAATGTTTTCATTTGCATTTGAGAAGAAAACAATAAATACAAAAAATGCCAAGAAGATTTATCGTTCTCGAGCAAAATATTTGGCATCAATTAATGAAGTAGTAGAGTTCCTACAAGGAAAAAATGATACAATAATCTCGAAAATTCTATCTGGAAAACTCCTCCCTCAAGCATCTCGCTTTTCACATCTAGAGGCAAATGAATGGGCTTTAGAAGAAATGGAATTGCAGGACAAGGCGAAGTATCTTGCAACTTTATATCTGGAGGATCTTTCTGATTTCATAAAAGAATGTGTTGATGAAAAATTTGGTTTTAGTCGCTATGCAGAAAAAATTGCGATGAGTGCTAATTCCTTTGATAGCTTAAACAATCTATTAACACAAGCAACATCTTATATTGATGAAATTGCACTAACTATTCTTGACCAAAAACTAAAAACAATTCAACCGAAATTAGTTTGTATATCAGTACCCTTTCCGGGCAATCTTTATAGTGCTTTTCGCTGTGCACAATATATAAAGTCCGGCTTTCCCCACATCAAAATAGCAATGGGAGGAGGCTTTCCGAATACAGAGCTAAGAAATGTAACTGATCCCCGGGTTTTCGATTATATTGATTTTATCACCCTCGATGATGGAGAGCTGCCAATTGAGTTGTTATTAGCAAAGGTTTTAAATCCGGAAAACAATAGCTTGAAGAGAACATTATTAGGGGAAAATGGCAAAGTTATCTACAACAACAGCTCCGTCAAAAATGATTACAAACAGGCAGAATTGGGTACTCCAGATTATTCAGACTTATTGCTTGATCGCTATATTTCGGTTATTGAAATTGCCAACCCAATGCATAGCCTGTGGAGTGATGGAAGATGGATTAAATTAACAATGGCTCATGGCTGCTATTGGGCAAAATGTACTTTTTGCGACACTTCATTAGATTATATAAGATTGTATGAACCATCAAATGCAAAATTATTAGTCGACCGGATGGAACAGCTAATTGAGCAAACAGGAGAAAATGGTTTTCATTTTGTTGATGAAGCAGCCCCTCCCATTTTAATGAAGAAACTCGCCCTTGAAATTATTAAAAGAGAATTGGATGTTGTTTGGTGGACAAATGTTCGTTTTGAAAAAAGTTTTAATGCAGACCTGTGTGACCTCCTTCATCAGTCAGGCTGTATAGCTGTTTCAGGTGGTTTGGAAGTAGCCTCCGAACGATTGCTGAAACTAATTAATAAGGGCGTTACAGTTGAGCAGGTTGCACAGGTGACAAGAAACTTTACGGATTCAGGAATTATGGTTCACGCCTATTTAATGTATGGCTATCCTAGTCAAACGGTTCAGGAAACAATCGACAGCCTTGAAATGGTCAGGCAATTATTTGAGCTTGATCTAATTCAGTCGGCATTTTGGCATCAATTTGCCTTAACGGCTCATAGCCCTATTGGCAAAAATCCTACGCAATATGGAATTACAGTTGAAAGCACAGAAAGCACCTTTGCTTACAATGATGTGCAGTTTAGCGATAAAACAGCAATTGATCACGAGCAGTTTGGTTTTGGGTTAAGGAAATCGCTATACAACTATATGCATGCCAGCTGTTTCGAATTTCCTTTGCAAGAATGGTTTGATTTTAAGATTCCAGAAACAACAATTCCAAATGATTTTATTGAAAGAAGTTTATGATAATTCTTCTTCTTAATTAGGATGGTAATTGCTTTTTCCAAGCGACTCTACATATTCATCTATGTTGACATCTAACATGCGCTGATATTCCTTGATAAACCATTGCATCACATCTTCTTTGTCTTTTTTCAAGTGCTTGGATTTTGAGGCAGCCTCAAAGGCATTAAAGCGAGCTGCTGCATACAAAAAAGCAGAACTGATACGCTCAACAGACTCATCCTCTGTTAAATCATTAGCTATTTTGATAAACATATCGGCCATTTCATGTCGACTATATTTCTTTTGATCGTTTACCATTTTTAACAAATTATGATAGGTTGTTATTCAAAAAGTTTATTGTTTCATGAACCACATATACCAGGTAAGAGAATATAAATCAGGATTATTTGTCTTTTCAAGTTTTTCAGCCTCATCCATTGTTTCTGGGCTAGAAATTAGAACATCATCGCTTGGGTTCCAATTGGCAGGAATTAACACTTCATTCTTTTCTGAATATTGCAAGGCTATTAAGGTGCGTTTTATTTCATCAAGGTTTCTTCCAATATTTTTAGGATAGTAAAAAATTGCACGTATTTTGTCATCTGGATTGATAATATATACTGCACGCACCGTATTCGTAGAGCTTGAACCCGGATGTATCATGCCGTATTTTTTTGAAATTTCAAGTTCAGAGTCCGATACAATTGGGAAGTTTATCTTCATCAAACCACGCTCTTTATAATTTATTGATTCAATTGATTTAACCCATTCGATATGGCTATTGAGGCGATCTGTTGAAACCACCATTAGTTCTGTATTCAATTTTTAAAAATCGTCCTGCATGGAAGCAAGATCCAAAATTTCAGAGGTACAAACCGGTGTAAAATCAGCAGGGTGGCTAAATAATAGTATCCATTTATCGAAATAATCGTCAGGAAAGCTGATGTCTCCTTGTGTTGATTTTGCCGTAAATGAAGGTGCTTTGTCGCCAATTAGCGGAACTTTAAAAACATTTTCTGTCTGAGCTGATAAAATGGTAACTGTGAATAATAAAATCACAAGAAATATAGAAGTCTTTTTCATGGTAAATAGAATTGGTCTAATTAACAACAAATATATTGCTTTATTTTTGCATTTTCATAAAAGGAAGGGATTTTTATTGTTAAATTACATTATTGATGTAAAATGTAATTAATAAACGTGAAGAAAAAGTGTTGCTATTCTAGGCGAGTGCGCATATTATTTACGGATAGTCGATACTCTTTTCCAAGCAGAATTGGTTGGTTAATATCTTCATGGCCAGCAGGAAATCCGAAGCAAACTGGAAAATTATAGTCTTTCACGTGTTCAGAAATAATCTCATGAACGGATTGTCCAAAAGGATTATTATTGTCTTTGATGTCAGTAAACTGTCCAACAATTAGTCCCGCCAAACCTTTAAGCTTTCCTGCGCGCTTCAAGCTCCACATCATTCGGTCGATGCGGTATACATATTCACCAATTTCTTCGATAAACAGAATTTTGCCTTTGGGATTAAAATCCGCATTACTTCCAAGTAAACTCGTTAATATGGCAAGATTTCCTCCAATGAGTTGTCCACCAGCTTCACCTCTTCTATTGTAAAGATTAAATGGAACTACATACGACAAATGTTCACCAAAAAGAGCTTTCTTTAAATTAAGACTTGATTCGTCATCAGGGTATGCAGCAAGCGTATGAGTCATGGGGCCATGAATGCTACAAATATGCATATTGTGATTAATATGTGCATGAAGTAAGCTAATATCACTGAATCCGATCAACCATTTAGGATGTTGATTAAGCTTGGCAAAATCAAGTTGATCAATAATGCGTATGGAACCATAACCTCCTCGGGAACATAAAATGGCCTTTATTCCATTATCATCAAGCATGTATTGGAAATCGGAAAGACGATTTTCATCATAGGATGCATATTGAAAATGCTGTCCAAACACATGCTTTCCCAAAAGCACCTCAAGCCCCCAGCTTTCAAGAGTTTTAATCGCTTTCAAAACTTGTTCTTTGGGCACTTTTCCGGCAGGAGAAACAATTCCGACTTTATCACCGGCTTTTAAATAGGCTGGAATAATCATGATCTTATAAAACTACGTGAATATTACCTAATTTTGCACTATAGACAAAGATAGCTTTAAAGATAGAAATAATGACTTATCCTCAAAGATATACGGTTACAACAGCGCTTCCATATGCGAACGGCCCAATTCATATTGGACATTTAGCAGGCGTATATGTACCTGCTGATATTTATGTTCGATACTTGCGACTCAAAGGAAAAGAAGTGGTACTTATTGGGGGCTCTGATGAGCATGGAGTGCCGATTACCATTAAAGCCAAACAAGAAGGTGTTTCCCCGCAAGATATCGTGGACAAGTATCACGGAATCATTAAAAAGTCATTTCAGGATTTTGGAATTTCCTTCGATGTTTATTCAAGAACATCTGCTAAAGTTCATCACGAAACAGCTGCCGAATTTTTCAAAACACTATACGACAAAGGTGAGTTTGTTGAAAAAACAATTGAACAGCTTTATGATGAAGAGGCCAATATGTTTTTGGCCGATCGTTATGTAACAGGTATCTGCCCAAAATGTAGTCATGAAGAGGCTTATGGCGATCAGTGTGAGAAGTGCGGAAGCTC is part of the Bacteroidota bacterium genome and encodes:
- a CDS encoding ATP-binding cassette domain-containing protein, which produces MITVADLRIQFGKKVLFQEVNMKFTAGNCYGIIGANGAGKSTLLKVIAGEMDATSGHISMGSGERMSVLSQDHFAFDECSVLNTVLKGHSQMWALMQEKDKLYAKTEFTDADGMKAAELEEKFADMDGWNAENDAATLLSNLGIKEKFHDTLMSEMSGKQKVRVLLAQALFGKPDNLLLDEPTNDLDLETVVWLESYLANFENTVLVVSHDRHFLDAISTHTVDIDFGEVKMFAGNYTFWYQSSQLALRQQQTQNKKAEEKKKELQEFIQRFSANVAKSKQATSRKKMIEKLNIEDIQPSTRKYPGIIFKPEREAGDVILEVSGLSASMDGKVLFKDVEFNAAKGEKIVFLSRDPRAMTAFFEIINDKKEADSGTYTWGQTITHAYLPIDNAEFFKSKLSLFDWLSQFTPETSEPYIRGYLGKMLFAGEDIYKKVSVLSGGEKMRCMISKMMLANANVLILDTPTNHLDLESIQAFNNNLSKYPGNVFMSSHDHEFIQSVCNRIIELTPNGIIDRVMEYDHYIVDEAVQEKRAKLYAE
- a CDS encoding LD-carboxypeptidase: MIIPAYLKAGDKVGIVSPAGKVPKEQVLKAIKTLESWGLEVLLGKHVFGQHFQYASYDENRLSDFQYMLDDNGIKAILCSRGGYGSIRIIDQLDFAKLNQHPKWLIGFSDISLLHAHINHNMHICSIHGPMTHTLAAYPDDESSLNLKKALFGEHLSYVVPFNLYNRRGEAGGQLIGGNLAILTSLLGSNADFNPKGKILFIEEIGEYVYRIDRMMWSLKRAGKLKGLAGLIVGQFTDIKDNNNPFGQSVHEIISEHVKDYNFPVCFGFPAGHEDINQPILLGKEYRLSVNNMRTRLE
- a CDS encoding DUF3144 domain-containing protein, with the protein product MVNDQKKYSRHEMADMFIKIANDLTEDESVERISSAFLYAAARFNAFEAASKSKHLKKDKEDVMQWFIKEYQRMLDVNIDEYVESLGKSNYHPN
- a CDS encoding radical SAM protein, with the translated sequence MKDILFITPPFTQLNTPYPATAYLKGFFNTKKISSFQMDLGIEAILSLYSDKGLPQMFSFAFEKKTINTKNAKKIYRSRAKYLASINEVVEFLQGKNDTIISKILSGKLLPQASRFSHLEANEWALEEMELQDKAKYLATLYLEDLSDFIKECVDEKFGFSRYAEKIAMSANSFDSLNNLLTQATSYIDEIALTILDQKLKTIQPKLVCISVPFPGNLYSAFRCAQYIKSGFPHIKIAMGGGFPNTELRNVTDPRVFDYIDFITLDDGELPIELLLAKVLNPENNSLKRTLLGENGKVIYNNSSVKNDYKQAELGTPDYSDLLLDRYISVIEIANPMHSLWSDGRWIKLTMAHGCYWAKCTFCDTSLDYIRLYEPSNAKLLVDRMEQLIEQTGENGFHFVDEAAPPILMKKLALEIIKRELDVVWWTNVRFEKSFNADLCDLLHQSGCIAVSGGLEVASERLLKLINKGVTVEQVAQVTRNFTDSGIMVHAYLMYGYPSQTVQETIDSLEMVRQLFELDLIQSAFWHQFALTAHSPIGKNPTQYGITVESTESTFAYNDVQFSDKTAIDHEQFGFGLRKSLYNYMHASCFEFPLQEWFDFKIPETTIPNDFIERSL